GGGCGATCAGGTCGGTGTGGGTGTAGGAGAAGACGTGCCCGACGTGCAGGCTGCCGCTGACGGTCGGCGGCGGGGTGTCGATCGCGTAGACGTTCTCGCGCGGCTGGGTGCGGTCGAAGCCGTAGGTGTCGGCGTCCTTCCAGCGCTGCGCCCACTTCTCCTCGAGCCCCTCCAGCGCGGGCTTGTCCGGTACGACGACGGCGCCGTCGGGCGCGTCGGTCGGGTCCGGGGTCTGCGTGCTGTCGGGCTCGGTCATGGTCGAAGCCTATTGCGCACCGCGGCCGCGGCTTCAACCGGCGGCTACTCTCGGACGATGCGCCTGTTCCCGCGAACCGTCACCACTCTCGCTGCCGGTCTGGCCCTCGGGCTCGCCGTCCCCGCATCGATGTCCGAAGCGTCGGCCGCGCCGGCTGCCGTGGACAGTGTCACCCTGACCGGCAAGGGCTGGGGGCACGGCAAGGGGCTGTCGCAGTGGGGCGCGAAGGGCGCGGCCGAGCAGGGCCTGAGTGCCGGCCAGATCCTCGACTTCTACTACCCGGGCACGGCGGCCGGCGTCGCCGGCGGCTCGGTCAAGGTGCTGATCACCGCCGACACCTCGAGCAACGTCGTGGTCCAGCACCGGTCGCGGCTCAAGGTCCGCAGCCTGGCCACCGGGAAGGCGTGGAAGCTGCGCAAGCGCGGCGCGAAGCGCTGGAAGCTGACCGCCCACGGCGCCGACACGAAGCTGTCGGTGAAGACCAAGCGCTGGCACAAGGTCCGGATCATCCCGGGGCAGGCCGAGTTCAAGGGCAAGGGCGGCACGCTGCGGCTCTACGTGCCGGGCGGTGCGGTCGACTACCGCGGCAAGATCCGCTCGGTCGTCCCGGCCAACGGGCAGGGCCGCGACACCGTCAACGTGGTGAGCGTGGAGAAGTACCTGCGCGGCGTGGTCCCCGCCGAGATGCCCGCGAAGTGGAGCCCGCAGGCGGTCCAGGCGCAGGCGGTGGCCGCGCGCACCTACGCCATCTTCGAGCGCGACACGTACCAGCGAGGCGCGTTCGACGTCTACGACACCACCCAGTCGCAGGTCTATCGAGGCATCGCCGTCGAGCAGCCCGAGTCGAACGCGGCCATCGCGGCCACGGCCGGGCAGGTCCGGACGTACGGCGGCCTGCCGGCGTTCACGCAGTTCTCGTCGAGCAACGGCGGCGCCAAGGCCGCCGGTGGCGCGAGCCAGCCGTACCTGGCTCCGGGTCTCGACCCGTACGAGGCGGGATCGGGAAACCCGAACAACTCCTGGCAGCTCACGGTGGCCGACGAATCGATCGAGGCGGCCTATCCCACGATCGGTGACCTGACCGGCGTGAGCGTCACCGTCCGTGACGGCAACGGCGAGTGGGGCGGTCGGGTGGTGAAGATCCAGATCACAGGCACCCTGGGGGCGGTCACCGACGGGGGCGACAACTTCCGGTCACTTCTGGGCCTCAAGTCGACGCTCTTCACTGTCGGCTGACGCCGGAATCCGCCCGGCCCGCAGGAACCCCCGCAGCAACAGCCCGGCGACCAACGCCCAGAACGCGGCGCCGATCCCGAGCACGGTCACACCGGAGGCCGCGACCACCAACGTCGCGGCCGCGGGCTCGCGCTCGGCCGGGTCGGCGAGCCCCTCGGCGAGCGCGGCGCCGAGGGTGCCCAGCAGGGCCAGTCCGGCCGCCGCCTGCATCACCCCGTCCGCCGCTGCGGCGACGAGCGTGGCGAGGGCCGTACTGGCCACGGCGAGCACGAGGTAGGCGACCGACGCGCTGACCGCGGCGATCCAGCGCCGCCGCGGGTCCGGGCCGGCGGTGGGGCCGGCGGACAGGGCCGCGCTGATCGCGGCGAGGTTGATCGCGTGCCCGCCGGTGGGAGCGCCGGCGACGGTGCAGATCCCCGTGACGGCGAGCGACTCGCGCCAGGGGACCCGGTAGCCGAAGCCGCTCATCACCGCGACGCCCGGCACGTTCTGCGAGGCCATCGTGACGACGTACAGCGGCAGTGCGATGCCGACCAGTGCGGACAGCGACCAGGTGGGCGTGGTCCAGGCCAGGTGCGGGGCGAGGTCGGCGGCGTCGATCCGCGCGGTGGCGAGCACGGTCCCGAGGGCCACGAGGAGGGCGCCCGGCACCGCCCAGCGAGGGGCGAGTCGGAGCAGGACCAGCCAGGTCATGACGAGCGGGGCGACGGCG
The genomic region above belongs to Nocardioides sp. QY071 and contains:
- a CDS encoding SpoIID/LytB domain-containing protein, which codes for MRLFPRTVTTLAAGLALGLAVPASMSEASAAPAAVDSVTLTGKGWGHGKGLSQWGAKGAAEQGLSAGQILDFYYPGTAAGVAGGSVKVLITADTSSNVVVQHRSRLKVRSLATGKAWKLRKRGAKRWKLTAHGADTKLSVKTKRWHKVRIIPGQAEFKGKGGTLRLYVPGGAVDYRGKIRSVVPANGQGRDTVNVVSVEKYLRGVVPAEMPAKWSPQAVQAQAVAARTYAIFERDTYQRGAFDVYDTTQSQVYRGIAVEQPESNAAIAATAGQVRTYGGLPAFTQFSSSNGGAKAAGGASQPYLAPGLDPYEAGSGNPNNSWQLTVADESIEAAYPTIGDLTGVSVTVRDGNGEWGGRVVKIQITGTLGAVTDGGDNFRSLLGLKSTLFTVG
- a CDS encoding benzoate/H(+) symporter BenE family transporter, which codes for MSEETTHGPVMAGVVTALVGFSSSFVVVLAGLVAVGATPAQAASGLATLLVTQSLGMLWLSLRHRIPVTLAWSTPGAALLATSAGVTGGWSAAVGAFVATGVLIVLTALVPKVGDLVAAVPHSLARAMLAGVLLPLCIAPVTALVDSPAAVAPLVMTWLVLLRLAPRWAVPGALLVALGTVLATARIDAADLAPHLAWTTPTWSLSALVGIALPLYVVTMASQNVPGVAVMSGFGYRVPWRESLAVTGICTVAGAPTGGHAINLAAISAALSAGPTAGPDPRRRWIAAVSASVAYLVLAVASTALATLVAAAADGVMQAAAGLALLGTLGAALAEGLADPAEREPAAATLVVAASGVTVLGIGAAFWALVAGLLLRGFLRAGRIPASADSEERRLEAQK